Proteins encoded by one window of Salmo trutta chromosome 17, fSalTru1.1, whole genome shotgun sequence:
- the LOC115151292 gene encoding chemokine XC receptor 1-like: MTDTTDFSHAMGDIETNGTDYGYDDYYTDEVCNKAGVVKFGSIATPAFFSVVTILSLAGNILVLVILAKYENLKSLTNIFILNLALSDLVFTFGLPFWAAYHIWGWTFSRILCKTVTFVFYAGFYSSVLFLTIMTIHRYLAVVHPLSDHGSQRGCYGVTVSLVIWVVSFGAAVPALIFSSVQENPHEGDIHFYCEYWDPQWKRVGSYQQNIFFLAAFAVIGFCYVRILRTIFKSRSHMRNRTVKLIFSIVAVFFLGWAPYNVVIFLRLLHDYTVAPFNTCEVSTWLDYGFYVCRLIAFSHCCLNPVFYAFVGIKFRNHLKVILLKLCHRQSTMDTQQIRLPNIYSMGSMY, from the exons ATGACGGATACTACAG ATTTCAGCCATGCCATGGGCGATATTGAAACCAACGGCACCGATTACGGATATGATGACTATTATACAGACGAGGTCTGTAACAAGGCCGGCGTTGTCAAGTTTGGTTCCATCGCCACCCCTGCTTTCTTCTCTGTGGTGACTATCCTGAGTCTAGCGGGCAACATCCTGGTCCTGGTCATCCTTGCCAAGTACGAGAACCTCAAGTCTCTCACCAACATCTTCATCCTCAACTTGGCCCTATCTGACCTGGTGTTTACCTTTGGTCTGCCCTTCTGGGCAGCCTACCACATCTGGGGCTGGACCTTTAGCCGGATCCTCTGCAAGACTGTCACCTTTGTCTTCTACGCTGGCTTCTACAGCAGCGTTTTGTTCCTGACCATCATGACGATCCACCGCTACCTGGCCGTGGTGCATCCTCTGTCCGACCACGGTTCCCAAAGGGGCTGCTACGGGGTCACAGTCTCTCTCGTCATCTGGGTTGTTAGTTTTGGGGCGGCCGTCCCTGCTTTGATTTTCAGCTCTGTCCAAGAGAACCCCCATGAAGGAGACATCCATTTCTACTGTGAATACTGGGATCCGCAGTGGAAGAGAGTGGGCAGCTACCAACAGAACATCTTCTTCTTGGCTGCTTTTGCAGTGATCGGGTTTTGCTACGTGAGGATATTGAGGACAATCTTCAAGTCAAGGTCACACATGAGGAATCGAACCGTGAAGCTGATCTTCAGTATAGTGGCAGTATTTTTCCTTGGCTGGGCTCCTTACAACGTGGTCATATTTCTGAGGTTGTTGCATGACTACACCGTAGCACCTTTCAATACTTGTGAGGTCAGCACATGGCTTGACTATGGGTTCTATGTGTGTCGACTGATCGCTTTCTCCCACTGCTGTCTCAACCCTGTCTTCTATGCATTTGTTGGGATTAAGTTCAGAAATCACTTGAAGGTGATCTTGCTGAAGCTTTGCCATCGCCAAAGCACCATGGATACACAACAGATTAGATTACCTAACATTTACTCGATGGGATCAATGTACTAG